A genomic segment from Treponema sp. Marseille-Q3903 encodes:
- a CDS encoding histidine phosphatase family protein, with the protein MTTVYFVRHCKPDGKVIDERNRPLTDEGISDSYKVMEMLKDKKIDVFISSPYKRSFDSVKKAAEFYNKTIETDERLRERKAGKDSNNHEMFKKRWENLCFAEDDGESIDAVQKRNIEALNEILQKYADKNIVIGTHGTALSSIFNYYDSSFNGDSFMRIIDFMPYIVKMEFDGNVFLSKEELFHIKKEYKG; encoded by the coding sequence ATGACGACAGTATATTTTGTAAGGCATTGCAAGCCTGATGGGAAAGTAATTGATGAGCGAAACAGACCTTTGACAGATGAAGGAATTTCTGATTCATATAAAGTAATGGAAATGTTAAAAGATAAAAAAATTGATGTATTTATTTCTAGTCCATACAAAAGAAGTTTTGATTCAGTAAAAAAAGCCGCAGAGTTTTATAACAAAACGATTGAAACTGATGAAAGATTACGTGAACGCAAAGCAGGAAAAGATAGTAATAATCACGAAATGTTCAAAAAACGGTGGGAAAATCTTTGTTTTGCAGAAGATGATGGAGAATCTATTGATGCTGTACAAAAAAGAAATATTGAGGCATTGAATGAAATTCTTCAAAAATATGCGGATAAAAATATAGTCATAGGAACGCATGGAACGGCTTTAAGTAGTATATTCAATTATTATGATTCAAGTTTTAATGGAGACAGTTTTATGCGAATAATTGATTTTATGCCGTACATTGTAAAAATGGAATTTGATGGAAATGTTTTTTTATCAAAAGAAGAATTATTCCATATAAAAAAAGAATATAAGGGATAA
- a CDS encoding toxin HicA, whose protein sequence is MAQWEKLLAKILSLDKDMRFTELKKVLQSYGYRMTQPNRGSSHYTFRKDGCNPITIPKHERLFSSVKQCG, encoded by the coding sequence ATGGCTCAATGGGAAAAACTGCTGGCTAAAATACTATCTCTTGATAAAGATATGCGTTTTACAGAACTCAAGAAAGTGCTACAAAGTTACGGCTATAGAATGACACAACCAAACCGAGGAAGCAGTCATTATACTTTTCGAAAAGATGGTTGTAATCCGATTACCATCCCAAAACATGAACGTTTATTTTCATCCGTTAAGCAGTGCGGCTGA
- a CDS encoding toxin-antitoxin system HicB family antitoxin: MKTIDEYMKMPYKLEIIPDSEEAGFVASYPDLPGCITCGSTISDAVNNAENAKKEWLLAAIEENIEIAEPESADSYSGQFKLRIPKSLHKTLAEDSKKEGVSMNQYCVYLLAKNSKKEHGVFTKK; this comes from the coding sequence ATGAAAACAATTGATGAATATATGAAAATGCCATATAAACTGGAAATTATTCCGGATTCAGAAGAAGCAGGTTTTGTAGCCTCATATCCAGATCTTCCGGGTTGTATAACTTGCGGTTCAACAATTTCTGATGCAGTTAATAATGCAGAAAATGCAAAAAAAGAGTGGCTTTTGGCTGCCATTGAAGAAAATATTGAAATTGCAGAGCCAGAAAGTGCCGATTCTTATTCCGGTCAATTCAAACTACGTATTCCAAAATCTTTGCACAAGACTCTTGCCGAAGATTCTAAAAAGGAAGGTGTAAGTATGAACCAATATTGTGTATATCTTCTTGCAAAGAATTCAAAAAAAGAACATGGTGTATTTACGAAAAAATAA